From the Euphorbia lathyris chromosome 6, ddEupLath1.1, whole genome shotgun sequence genome, one window contains:
- the LOC136232678 gene encoding uncharacterized WD repeat-containing protein C3H5.08c-like: MMSSYMLDGDLFFDCVECFDSEFEIGLSEPQSVKERRESFLSEMGLTKSDESTGLDKIFECDVVISNSEEGNLVCYDAQLEERPIVDSQSGASKTLNEGKHKIKTMQVKQKKKMCKEFTGVYMRQELKAHRGAISSVKFSPDGEYLATGGEDGVVRIWHVTSVNAPHESFPLEGNLKEGKLSFWRKKNMHASIIIPEKIFQIEDLPIHEFRGHGSDILDLAWSNSNGLLSASKDKTVRLWQVGCKHCINVFQHRDYVTCIQFNPIDENYFISGSIDGKVRIWGVNEKRVVDWVDARDVTTAVCYKPDGKGFVVGSIIGTCRFYKASENEMELEAEICVGRKKSLDKGITGIQFSCDIPGRVMITSKDSRLRIFDGFDVVQKFKGLTKSGSQRSACFTSTGRHIASVGEDSHVYLWDYDPSSKHGKKSVRSCEHFFFEGISAAIPWSGRMQMEDSSCASPRRLGNCFPFRGRSSATSPKHASLPDSWGLVIVTAGFDGTIRTFHNYGLPLPGK, translated from the exons ATGATGAGTTCTTACATGCTAGATGGTGATTTGTTCTTTGATTGTGTTGAATGCTTTGATTCGGAGTTTGAAATTGGGTTGAGTGAGCCTCAAAGTGTGAAGGAGAGACGAGAAAGTTTTCTATCTGAAATGGGTTTGACTAAGAGTGATGAGAGTACTGGATTGGACAAGATTTTTGAGTGTGATGTGGTTATATCAAACAGTGAAGAGGGGAATTTGGTATGCTATGATGCACAACTTGAAGAGAGACCAATTGTAGATTCTCAATCTGGAGCATCTAAAACTTTAAATGAAGGAAAGCACAAAATCAAGA CAATGCAGGtgaaacagaagaagaagatgtgTAAGGAATTTACAGGTGTGTATATGAGACAAGAGCTTAAGGCTCACAGAGGCGCTATCTCGAGTGTGAAGTTCAGTCCAGATGGAGAGTACTTGGCAACCGGTGGTGAAGATGGGGTTGTACGTATATGGCATGTTACATCAGTAAATGCCCCTCATGAGTCATTTCCTTTAGAAGGAAATTTGAAAGAAGGCAAGCTGAGCTTTTGGAGAAAAAAGAATATGCATGCATCAATTATCATTCCTGAGAAGATTTTTCAGATTGAAGACCTGCCAATACATGAATTTCGTGGTCATGGCAGTGACATTCTGGACTTAGCATGGTCCAATTCCAATG GTCTTCTTTCTGCttctaaagataaaactgtCCGTCTGTGGCAAGTTGGATGCAAGCATTGTATAAATGTTTTCCAGCATAGGGATTATG TGACATGTATTCAATTCAATCCAATTGATGAAAACTATTTCATTAGTGGGTCTATTGATGGAAAAGTACGAATTTGGGGAGTGAATGAGAAGAGAGTTGTTGATTGGGTTGATGCAAGAGATGTAACAACTGCTGTATGTTACAAGCCAGATGGGAAG GGCTTTGTTGTTGGTTCAATTATAGGTACTTGCCGCTTCTACAAAGCATCCG AAAATGAGATGGAGCTTGAAGCAGAGATTTGTGTTGGTAGGAAAAAATCTTTAGACAAGGGAATCACGGGCATACAG TTTTCCTGTGATATACCCGGAAGAGTTATGATCACTTCTAAAGATTCAAGACTTCGAATATTCGATGGATTTGATGTTGTGCAGAAATTTAAAG GTCTAACCAAGTCTGGGAGTCAAAGGTCAGCTTGCTTTACTTCAACAGGGAGACATATAGCATCAGTTGGTGAAGACTCTCATGTTTATCTCTGGGATTACGATCCATCATCTAAACATGGAAAAAAATCAGTTAGATCTTGCGAGCATTTTTTCTTTGAAGGCATATCTGCTGCAATACCTTGGTCTGGTAGAATGCAAATGGAGGACAGTTCATGTGCATCCCCAAGGAGACTTGGGAATTGTTTCCCATTCAGAGGAAGAAGCTCTGCAACATCGCCCAAACATGCTTCTCTACCAGATTCTTGGGGGCTTGTCATTGTTACAGCAGGATTTGATGGAACTATCAGAACTTTCCATAATTACGGCTTACCTTTACCCGGAAAATAG